The Methanoregula sp. sequence AATTTGCCAAGCCCTTTTTACAAAAAAAACAAGATCAGATTTGCAAAAAAAATACGATCGCTCTTGCGCCAAAAAATTTTCAATACGCAGAAAGTACCCCAACCCCTGCTTTCATTTACTTTAAACTTTAAGTAAATAACAAAGTAAATAACCCGGGCCACCAATCATCATGAAAAGAACAAGGGAGTGATACTGTATGCAGAATGATATCCTCTCCATCCTAAACGAATCCGAAGGGCTCAACGCGAAAGTCTTCTCGCTCGTCCGGCTGAAACTGCTCGCGAGCCTTGCCGCCCTCGGACCCGATGGGGCAACCTACCGCGAGCTCAAGGCAGCACTCGACATCAATGACGGTGTACTGTTTGCCAACCTCAATGTGCTCAAAGACATGGGATATCTCACTTCCGAGAAGATAACGTCGGAAGGAAAAGAACTCGAACTCTATATTATCACGACTGAAGGACAGGATGAATGGAAAAGAATACGGATCTGGCTGTGCCGGTTCCTCCACTGCGGTGCATGAATTATGGAAAAACGGAAAAAAGCAATTGCCTTCTTTAAAGAATTGGGCTTCGAATTCGATATCGCACGGTTCGACGACCGGCTCATTGCCCAGAAACTCGTCTGCCTGCTTGAACTCAGGGGTATCGACCTCGGGTATTCCTGCAGCCTGTATGTACGCGGACCCTACTCGCCGGACCTGACGCAGGACCTGTACGCCCACACCCACGAGTTCGAGAACCTGGAAACCGGCACCCGGCTGAATACCGCAGAAAAAGAGGCAGCGGACGAGCTCGGCAGGATCTTCGGGCTCAAGCCAGTACCCCTCGAAGTTGGCGCAACCTATGGGTATTATTCGATCCGGCAG is a genomic window containing:
- a CDS encoding transcriptional regulator gives rise to the protein MQNDILSILNESEGLNAKVFSLVRLKLLASLAALGPDGATYRELKAALDINDGVLFANLNVLKDMGYLTSEKITSEGKELELYIITTEGQDEWKRIRIWLCRFLHCGA